A window from Betta splendens chromosome 1, fBetSpl5.4, whole genome shotgun sequence encodes these proteins:
- the LOC114858595 gene encoding interleukin enhancer-binding factor 3-like isoform X1 — MAAAAAPVWDEHQAYEELLYWDSLIQQGHRLLPEDFDRYEELRYWYDCLCYEEELRQYHDYIAAIEQIHDKRHHEEVASSHGHTGPYDRHVMAKHSEVYPSMEELEAVQKIVSHVECALKTVSDQMDSQKDGKENTEAEGDLFTTHSSSGDSKERVLRGVMRVGLVAKGLLLKGDKDLELVLLCSNKPTVTLLMQVAEKLNAQLEAIAEGTYTVSQCPGDAAIVVTNTKDLILSLTIYLTSPLVRTEQDSKAAESDVDARTVNDPPDVLDRQKCLTALASLRHAKWFQAKVSNLSSAVVVIRIMRDLCKRAPTWWPLLGWPLELLVEKVIVTSERPMGAGESFRRVLECVASGILLEDGPGIKDPCEKETVDAIATLTSQQLEDITQSAQFALRMCAFGQMHKVLGMEYKPTKPRKSLGAVSKDATAQIGPAGPFSLAAKRPYTEVEKVDDEPHLNSKQRKFLKFQKRFQRKSFTDDFTMNAVMRLNQYRPGLEYRLTSQTGPVHEPVFTMAVDLNGKTYEATGPSKRAAKLNVAIKVLQDLGLPTASESKMDTCSDTGGGQESVNASPVASTTSEDSGQGPILTKNGKNPVMELNEKRRSLKYELSAETGGSHEKCFVMEVEVDGQKFKGRGSNKKEAKAYAALSALEKLFPDDSGVQNRNSLKKKVTYTDMHIPGFGTIRGIPSDSGTRGWGPNRGRGRGKPFPSGPSYNQTNYSYEGNTATGYHQLYGSNPASTTDRVPGTSASNIGYGTFYPESTTTTTTTTYSSPPVSSTDTSATKVESYQSMPPPTDQESPYSYGYGDEKKKLLTQGSNEGQGPGDYSLYSTAYPSSVTGGQVYNNYGWGNQSTWGSQQGYSMYQGFGGQNQASYSGYSDMHY; from the exons GAAGTTGCATCCTCACACGGGCACACAGGGCCATATGATCGTCACGTGATGGCTAAACACTCTGAAGTGTATCCCtcgatggaggaactggaggcagTGCAGAAGATTGTTTCACATGTAGAGTGTGCTTTGAAGACTGTGTCTGACCAGATGGATTCTCAAAAAGATGGCAAAGAAAATACAGAGGCAGAGGG TGATCTTTTTACCACTCACAGTTCTAGTGGTGACTCAAAGGAGCGTGTGCTGCGTGGCGTTATGAGGGTGGGCCTGGTGGCCAAAGGACTCTTATTGAAGGGTGACAAGGACCTAGAGCTAGTGCTGCTTTGTTCCAACAAGCCAACAGTCACCCTGCTTATGCAGGTGGCTGAGAAGCTAAATGCACAATTAGAG GCCATCGCTGAAGGGACGTACACTGTAAGCCAGTGCCCAGGTGACGCAGCCATAGTTGTGACAAACACCAAGGACCTAATCCTGTCTCTCACAATTTACCTAACATCCCCTCTTGTTAGGACGGAGCAAGACAGTAAAGCTGCAGAAAGCGACG TAGATGCGCGAACAGTCAACGATCCGCCGGACGTTCTGGACAGGCAGAAATGCCTAACTGCCTTGGCGTCTCTCCGTCATGCCAAGTGGTTCCAG GCCAAAGTCAGCAACTTAAGTTCTGCTGTTGTGGTGATCCGTATTATGAGGGACTTGTGTAAACGTGCTCCTACGTGGTGGCCACTCTTGGGATGG CCCCTCGAACTGTTGGTAGAAAAAGTAATTGTTACGTCCGAAAGACCAATGGGAGCGGGCGAGTCCTTCCGCAGGGTTTTAGAGTGTGTTGCCTCTGGAATTCTATTGgaag ACGGGCCTGGGATCAAAGATCCGTGTGAAAAAGAAACAGTGGACGCCATTGCCACTCTGACTTCACAGCAGCTTGAAGACATAACGCAAAGTGCTCAG TTTGCCTTGAGGATGTGTGCATTTGGACAGATGCACAAGGTGTTGGGAATGGAGTACAAACCCACAAAGCCACGGAAATCATTGGGAGCCGTCAGCAAGGATGCCACTG CCCAGATCGGACCCGCTGGGCCTTTCAGCTTGGCAGCTAAGAGACCTTACACAGAGGTGGAGAAAGTGGACGACGAGCCTCATCTTAACAGCAAACAGAGGAAGTTTTTAAAGTTCCAGAAGCGTTTTCAAAGGAAATCAT TTACTGATGATTTCACCATGAATGCTGTGATGCGTCTGAACCAATACAGACCTGGCCTGGAGTACCGGCTTACATCTCAGACTGGCCCGGTCCATGAACCTGTTTTCACAATGGCTGTGGACTTAAATGGAAAAACCTACGAGGCCACTGGGCCTTCCAAACGAGCTGCCAAACTTAATGTAGCCATCAAG GTCTTACAGGATCTCGGTCTTCCAACAGCCTCAGAGTCAAAAATGGATACCTGTAGCGACACTGGAGGAGGCCAGGAATCCGTAAATGCTTCTCCAGTAGCCTCCACTACATCAGAAGAT AGTGGTCAGGGTCCCATCCTGACAAAAAATGGCAAGAACCCTGTGATGGAGCTGAATGAGAAGCGTCGCAGCCTGAAGTATGAGCTGTCTGCTGAGACTGGAGGCTCCCATGAAAAGTGCTTTGTCATGGAG gtggaggtggatgggCAGAAATTCAAAGGGAGAGGTTCAAATAAGAAAGAAGCAAAAGCCTACGCTGCCCTCTCAGCCTTGGAAAAGCTATTTCCTGACGATAGCGGAGTACAAAACAGGAATTCTTTAAAGAAGAAAGTCACCTACACTGACATG CACATCCCTGGGTTTGGCACTATTCGTGGCATTCCTTCAGACTCCGGGACCCGTGGCTGGGGTCCTAACAGAGGTCGAGGCCGCGGCAAACCGTTTCCTTCAGGACCTAGTTATAACCAAA cGAACTACAGCTATGAGGGCAACACTGCCACAGGCTACC aTCAACTGTATGGTAGTAATCCAGCTAGCACCACAGACAGAGTCCCCGGCACCTCGGCCAGTAACATCGGCTATGGTACCTTCTACCCAGagagcaccaccaccaccaccaccaccacctactCCTCACCTCCTGTGTCCAGCACTGACACAAGCGCCACTAAAGTCGAGAGCTACCAGTCGATGCCACCTCCCACAGATCAGGAAAGCCCCTACAGCTACGGGTATGGAGATGAGAAAAAGAAGCTGCTCACCCAAGGATCTAACGAAGGACAGGGCCCTGGGGACTACTCTTTGTACAGCACAGCTTACCCCAGCTCAGTGACGGGGGGACAGGTGTATAATAATTATG GATGGGGAAACCAGTCAACCTGGGGGAGTCAGCAGGGATATAGTATGTACCAGGGGTTTGGAGGACAAAACCAGGCTTCATACTCTGGATACAGTGACATGCATTACTGA
- the LOC114858595 gene encoding interleukin enhancer-binding factor 3-like isoform X2: MAAAAAPVWDEHQAYEELLYWDSLIQQGHRLLPEDFDRYEELRYWYDCLCYEEELRQYHDYIAAIEQIHDKRHHEEVASSHGHTGPYDRHVMAKHSEVYPSMEELEAVQKIVSHVECALKTVSDQMDSQKDGKENTEAEGDLFTTHSSSGDSKERVLRGVMRVGLVAKGLLLKGDKDLELVLLCSNKPTVTLLMQVAEKLNAQLEAIAEGTYTVSQCPGDAAIVVTNTKDLILSLTIYLTSPLVRTEQDSKAAESDDARTVNDPPDVLDRQKCLTALASLRHAKWFQAKVSNLSSAVVVIRIMRDLCKRAPTWWPLLGWPLELLVEKVIVTSERPMGAGESFRRVLECVASGILLEDGPGIKDPCEKETVDAIATLTSQQLEDITQSAQFALRMCAFGQMHKVLGMEYKPTKPRKSLGAVSKDATAQIGPAGPFSLAAKRPYTEVEKVDDEPHLNSKQRKFLKFQKRFQRKSFTDDFTMNAVMRLNQYRPGLEYRLTSQTGPVHEPVFTMAVDLNGKTYEATGPSKRAAKLNVAIKVLQDLGLPTASESKMDTCSDTGGGQESVNASPVASTTSEDSGQGPILTKNGKNPVMELNEKRRSLKYELSAETGGSHEKCFVMEVEVDGQKFKGRGSNKKEAKAYAALSALEKLFPDDSGVQNRNSLKKKVTYTDMHIPGFGTIRGIPSDSGTRGWGPNRGRGRGKPFPSGPSYNQTNYSYEGNTATGYHQLYGSNPASTTDRVPGTSASNIGYGTFYPESTTTTTTTTYSSPPVSSTDTSATKVESYQSMPPPTDQESPYSYGYGDEKKKLLTQGSNEGQGPGDYSLYSTAYPSSVTGGQVYNNYGWGNQSTWGSQQGYSMYQGFGGQNQASYSGYSDMHY; encoded by the exons GAAGTTGCATCCTCACACGGGCACACAGGGCCATATGATCGTCACGTGATGGCTAAACACTCTGAAGTGTATCCCtcgatggaggaactggaggcagTGCAGAAGATTGTTTCACATGTAGAGTGTGCTTTGAAGACTGTGTCTGACCAGATGGATTCTCAAAAAGATGGCAAAGAAAATACAGAGGCAGAGGG TGATCTTTTTACCACTCACAGTTCTAGTGGTGACTCAAAGGAGCGTGTGCTGCGTGGCGTTATGAGGGTGGGCCTGGTGGCCAAAGGACTCTTATTGAAGGGTGACAAGGACCTAGAGCTAGTGCTGCTTTGTTCCAACAAGCCAACAGTCACCCTGCTTATGCAGGTGGCTGAGAAGCTAAATGCACAATTAGAG GCCATCGCTGAAGGGACGTACACTGTAAGCCAGTGCCCAGGTGACGCAGCCATAGTTGTGACAAACACCAAGGACCTAATCCTGTCTCTCACAATTTACCTAACATCCCCTCTTGTTAGGACGGAGCAAGACAGTAAAGCTGCAGAAAGCGACG ATGCGCGAACAGTCAACGATCCGCCGGACGTTCTGGACAGGCAGAAATGCCTAACTGCCTTGGCGTCTCTCCGTCATGCCAAGTGGTTCCAG GCCAAAGTCAGCAACTTAAGTTCTGCTGTTGTGGTGATCCGTATTATGAGGGACTTGTGTAAACGTGCTCCTACGTGGTGGCCACTCTTGGGATGG CCCCTCGAACTGTTGGTAGAAAAAGTAATTGTTACGTCCGAAAGACCAATGGGAGCGGGCGAGTCCTTCCGCAGGGTTTTAGAGTGTGTTGCCTCTGGAATTCTATTGgaag ACGGGCCTGGGATCAAAGATCCGTGTGAAAAAGAAACAGTGGACGCCATTGCCACTCTGACTTCACAGCAGCTTGAAGACATAACGCAAAGTGCTCAG TTTGCCTTGAGGATGTGTGCATTTGGACAGATGCACAAGGTGTTGGGAATGGAGTACAAACCCACAAAGCCACGGAAATCATTGGGAGCCGTCAGCAAGGATGCCACTG CCCAGATCGGACCCGCTGGGCCTTTCAGCTTGGCAGCTAAGAGACCTTACACAGAGGTGGAGAAAGTGGACGACGAGCCTCATCTTAACAGCAAACAGAGGAAGTTTTTAAAGTTCCAGAAGCGTTTTCAAAGGAAATCAT TTACTGATGATTTCACCATGAATGCTGTGATGCGTCTGAACCAATACAGACCTGGCCTGGAGTACCGGCTTACATCTCAGACTGGCCCGGTCCATGAACCTGTTTTCACAATGGCTGTGGACTTAAATGGAAAAACCTACGAGGCCACTGGGCCTTCCAAACGAGCTGCCAAACTTAATGTAGCCATCAAG GTCTTACAGGATCTCGGTCTTCCAACAGCCTCAGAGTCAAAAATGGATACCTGTAGCGACACTGGAGGAGGCCAGGAATCCGTAAATGCTTCTCCAGTAGCCTCCACTACATCAGAAGAT AGTGGTCAGGGTCCCATCCTGACAAAAAATGGCAAGAACCCTGTGATGGAGCTGAATGAGAAGCGTCGCAGCCTGAAGTATGAGCTGTCTGCTGAGACTGGAGGCTCCCATGAAAAGTGCTTTGTCATGGAG gtggaggtggatgggCAGAAATTCAAAGGGAGAGGTTCAAATAAGAAAGAAGCAAAAGCCTACGCTGCCCTCTCAGCCTTGGAAAAGCTATTTCCTGACGATAGCGGAGTACAAAACAGGAATTCTTTAAAGAAGAAAGTCACCTACACTGACATG CACATCCCTGGGTTTGGCACTATTCGTGGCATTCCTTCAGACTCCGGGACCCGTGGCTGGGGTCCTAACAGAGGTCGAGGCCGCGGCAAACCGTTTCCTTCAGGACCTAGTTATAACCAAA cGAACTACAGCTATGAGGGCAACACTGCCACAGGCTACC aTCAACTGTATGGTAGTAATCCAGCTAGCACCACAGACAGAGTCCCCGGCACCTCGGCCAGTAACATCGGCTATGGTACCTTCTACCCAGagagcaccaccaccaccaccaccaccacctactCCTCACCTCCTGTGTCCAGCACTGACACAAGCGCCACTAAAGTCGAGAGCTACCAGTCGATGCCACCTCCCACAGATCAGGAAAGCCCCTACAGCTACGGGTATGGAGATGAGAAAAAGAAGCTGCTCACCCAAGGATCTAACGAAGGACAGGGCCCTGGGGACTACTCTTTGTACAGCACAGCTTACCCCAGCTCAGTGACGGGGGGACAGGTGTATAATAATTATG GATGGGGAAACCAGTCAACCTGGGGGAGTCAGCAGGGATATAGTATGTACCAGGGGTTTGGAGGACAAAACCAGGCTTCATACTCTGGATACAGTGACATGCATTACTGA
- the LOC114858595 gene encoding interleukin enhancer-binding factor 3-like isoform X3, translated as MAAAAAPVWDEHQAYEELLYWDSLIQQGHRLLPEDFDRYEELRYWYDCLCYEEELRQYHDYIAAIEQIHDKRHHEEVASSHGHTGPYDRHVMAKHSEVYPSMEELEAVQKIVSHVECALKTVSDQMDSQKDGKENTEAEGSSGDSKERVLRGVMRVGLVAKGLLLKGDKDLELVLLCSNKPTVTLLMQVAEKLNAQLEAIAEGTYTVSQCPGDAAIVVTNTKDLILSLTIYLTSPLVRTEQDSKAAESDVDARTVNDPPDVLDRQKCLTALASLRHAKWFQAKVSNLSSAVVVIRIMRDLCKRAPTWWPLLGWPLELLVEKVIVTSERPMGAGESFRRVLECVASGILLEDGPGIKDPCEKETVDAIATLTSQQLEDITQSAQFALRMCAFGQMHKVLGMEYKPTKPRKSLGAVSKDATAQIGPAGPFSLAAKRPYTEVEKVDDEPHLNSKQRKFLKFQKRFQRKSFTDDFTMNAVMRLNQYRPGLEYRLTSQTGPVHEPVFTMAVDLNGKTYEATGPSKRAAKLNVAIKVLQDLGLPTASESKMDTCSDTGGGQESVNASPVASTTSEDSGQGPILTKNGKNPVMELNEKRRSLKYELSAETGGSHEKCFVMEVEVDGQKFKGRGSNKKEAKAYAALSALEKLFPDDSGVQNRNSLKKKVTYTDMHIPGFGTIRGIPSDSGTRGWGPNRGRGRGKPFPSGPSYNQTNYSYEGNTATGYHQLYGSNPASTTDRVPGTSASNIGYGTFYPESTTTTTTTTYSSPPVSSTDTSATKVESYQSMPPPTDQESPYSYGYGDEKKKLLTQGSNEGQGPGDYSLYSTAYPSSVTGGQVYNNYGWGNQSTWGSQQGYSMYQGFGGQNQASYSGYSDMHY; from the exons GAAGTTGCATCCTCACACGGGCACACAGGGCCATATGATCGTCACGTGATGGCTAAACACTCTGAAGTGTATCCCtcgatggaggaactggaggcagTGCAGAAGATTGTTTCACATGTAGAGTGTGCTTTGAAGACTGTGTCTGACCAGATGGATTCTCAAAAAGATGGCAAAGAAAATACAGAGGCAGAGGG TTCTAGTGGTGACTCAAAGGAGCGTGTGCTGCGTGGCGTTATGAGGGTGGGCCTGGTGGCCAAAGGACTCTTATTGAAGGGTGACAAGGACCTAGAGCTAGTGCTGCTTTGTTCCAACAAGCCAACAGTCACCCTGCTTATGCAGGTGGCTGAGAAGCTAAATGCACAATTAGAG GCCATCGCTGAAGGGACGTACACTGTAAGCCAGTGCCCAGGTGACGCAGCCATAGTTGTGACAAACACCAAGGACCTAATCCTGTCTCTCACAATTTACCTAACATCCCCTCTTGTTAGGACGGAGCAAGACAGTAAAGCTGCAGAAAGCGACG TAGATGCGCGAACAGTCAACGATCCGCCGGACGTTCTGGACAGGCAGAAATGCCTAACTGCCTTGGCGTCTCTCCGTCATGCCAAGTGGTTCCAG GCCAAAGTCAGCAACTTAAGTTCTGCTGTTGTGGTGATCCGTATTATGAGGGACTTGTGTAAACGTGCTCCTACGTGGTGGCCACTCTTGGGATGG CCCCTCGAACTGTTGGTAGAAAAAGTAATTGTTACGTCCGAAAGACCAATGGGAGCGGGCGAGTCCTTCCGCAGGGTTTTAGAGTGTGTTGCCTCTGGAATTCTATTGgaag ACGGGCCTGGGATCAAAGATCCGTGTGAAAAAGAAACAGTGGACGCCATTGCCACTCTGACTTCACAGCAGCTTGAAGACATAACGCAAAGTGCTCAG TTTGCCTTGAGGATGTGTGCATTTGGACAGATGCACAAGGTGTTGGGAATGGAGTACAAACCCACAAAGCCACGGAAATCATTGGGAGCCGTCAGCAAGGATGCCACTG CCCAGATCGGACCCGCTGGGCCTTTCAGCTTGGCAGCTAAGAGACCTTACACAGAGGTGGAGAAAGTGGACGACGAGCCTCATCTTAACAGCAAACAGAGGAAGTTTTTAAAGTTCCAGAAGCGTTTTCAAAGGAAATCAT TTACTGATGATTTCACCATGAATGCTGTGATGCGTCTGAACCAATACAGACCTGGCCTGGAGTACCGGCTTACATCTCAGACTGGCCCGGTCCATGAACCTGTTTTCACAATGGCTGTGGACTTAAATGGAAAAACCTACGAGGCCACTGGGCCTTCCAAACGAGCTGCCAAACTTAATGTAGCCATCAAG GTCTTACAGGATCTCGGTCTTCCAACAGCCTCAGAGTCAAAAATGGATACCTGTAGCGACACTGGAGGAGGCCAGGAATCCGTAAATGCTTCTCCAGTAGCCTCCACTACATCAGAAGAT AGTGGTCAGGGTCCCATCCTGACAAAAAATGGCAAGAACCCTGTGATGGAGCTGAATGAGAAGCGTCGCAGCCTGAAGTATGAGCTGTCTGCTGAGACTGGAGGCTCCCATGAAAAGTGCTTTGTCATGGAG gtggaggtggatgggCAGAAATTCAAAGGGAGAGGTTCAAATAAGAAAGAAGCAAAAGCCTACGCTGCCCTCTCAGCCTTGGAAAAGCTATTTCCTGACGATAGCGGAGTACAAAACAGGAATTCTTTAAAGAAGAAAGTCACCTACACTGACATG CACATCCCTGGGTTTGGCACTATTCGTGGCATTCCTTCAGACTCCGGGACCCGTGGCTGGGGTCCTAACAGAGGTCGAGGCCGCGGCAAACCGTTTCCTTCAGGACCTAGTTATAACCAAA cGAACTACAGCTATGAGGGCAACACTGCCACAGGCTACC aTCAACTGTATGGTAGTAATCCAGCTAGCACCACAGACAGAGTCCCCGGCACCTCGGCCAGTAACATCGGCTATGGTACCTTCTACCCAGagagcaccaccaccaccaccaccaccacctactCCTCACCTCCTGTGTCCAGCACTGACACAAGCGCCACTAAAGTCGAGAGCTACCAGTCGATGCCACCTCCCACAGATCAGGAAAGCCCCTACAGCTACGGGTATGGAGATGAGAAAAAGAAGCTGCTCACCCAAGGATCTAACGAAGGACAGGGCCCTGGGGACTACTCTTTGTACAGCACAGCTTACCCCAGCTCAGTGACGGGGGGACAGGTGTATAATAATTATG GATGGGGAAACCAGTCAACCTGGGGGAGTCAGCAGGGATATAGTATGTACCAGGGGTTTGGAGGACAAAACCAGGCTTCATACTCTGGATACAGTGACATGCATTACTGA
- the acp5a gene encoding tartrate-resistant acid phosphatase type 5a yields MALTLLTAVVAAFSVACCYPTAFQELGRSHKNRTSIKFLAVGDWGGLPYPPYVTAVQKATAREMGIVADQMGADFILALGDNFYYKGVDSVDSPRFQETYEAVFTAKSLQVPWYVIAGNHDHAGNVQAQIQYSQRSNRWKFPSYYYELNFHIPNTERTLTIIMLDTVKLCGNSLDYADEKPRGPLSRAAANRQLVWLQERLARSKADFLLVAGHYPVWSVSEHGPTQCLLQDLRPLLNKYKATAYLCGHDHNLQYIEESDVGYVVSGAGNFLDPDVRHWNQVPKGSVKFFTGKASTLGGFVHAEVTKDTMTVTFFQAKGTSLYRTVLPRRDFN; encoded by the exons ATGGCACTTACCCTCTTGACCGCTGTAGTCGCTGCCTTCTCTGTGGCCTGCTGCTATCCCACTGCCTTTCAGGAGCTGGGAAGAAGCCACA AGAACAGGACCTCCATTAAGTTCCTGGCTGTGGGCGACTGGGGTGGGCTGCCGTATCCCCCTTACGTCACCGCAGTGCAGAAAGCTACGGCTCGGGAGATGGGCATCGTGGCCGACCAGATGGGCGCTGACTTCATTCTGGCCCTCGGCGACAACTTCTACTACAAAGGTGTGGACAGCGTGGATTCCCCTCGGTTCCAG GAAACGTATGAGGCCGTGTTCACTGCCAAGTCCCTCCAAGTGCCCTGGTACGTGATTGCAGGCAATCACGATCACGCTGGTAACGTCCAGGCCCAGATTCAGTACAGCCAGAGGTCTAACCGATG GAAGTTCCCCTCCTATTATTACGAGCTGAACTTCCACATACCCAACACGGAGAGGACCCTCACCATAATCATGCTCGACACGGTGAAGCTGTGCGGCAACTCGCTGGACTACGCCGACGAGAAGCCCAGAGGCCCGCTGAGCCGGGCGGCCGCCAACCGGCAGctggtgtggctgcaggagcggCTGGCGCGGTCCAAGGCCGACTTCCTGCTGGTGGCGGGCCACTACCCGGTGTGGTCCGTGTCGGAACACGGGCCCACACAGTGTCTGCTGCAGGACCTGCGACCTCTGCTCAACAAGTACAAGGCCACCGCCTACCTGTGCGGACATGACCACAACCTGCAG taTATTGAGGAGTCCGACGTCGGCTATGTGGTGAGTGGCGCTGGGAACTTCCTGGATCCAGACGTCCGTCACTGGAACCAGGTCCCAAAAGGCTCCGTGAAGTTCTTCACCGGGAAGGCGTCGACGCTGGGAGGCTTCGTCCACGCCGAGGTCACGAAAGACACTATGACGGTGACGTTCTTCCAGGCGAAGGGCACCTCTCTGTACCGCACTGTGCTGCCGCGGCGGGATTTCAATTAG
- the syce2 gene encoding synaptonemal complex central element protein 2: MDFFSEVPSPSPDRSSHSIAHEDLQMTEDTDDDLLRGASSSGSMAELQGQCSRYRITCSSKIEVISRTVQELVQQINSSRASNEKVMDDFQEKLVAKVTEKCQLLKERMYMVYENNSNEMEVKMQELYEVLERCTKINNELLEANRALASLREGLPIGPTSQSP, from the exons ATGGATTTTTTCTCAGAAGTGCCTTCACCATCCCCCGATCGGAGCAGTCACAGTATTGCGCATGAAGATTTACAGATG acagaagacaCAGACGATGATTTATTAAGAGGGGCGTCTTCAAGTGGAAGCATGGCCGAGCTTCAAGGGCAGTGTAGCAGGTACAGAATCACCTGCAG CTCTAAAATAGAGGTCATCAGCAGGACGGTGCAGGAACTGGTGCAGCAGATTAACAGCAGCCGCGCTAGCAATGAGAAGGTGATGGATGATTTTCAGGAGAAGCTAGTGGCAAAG GTGACAGAGAAGTGCCAGCTGTTGAAGGAGCGCATGTACATGGTCTATGAAAACAATAGTAATGAGATGGAGGTAAAAATGCAGGAGCTGTACGAGGTGCTTGAGCGCTGCACTAAGATCAACAACGAGCTTCTGGAGGCCAACCGGGCCCTGGCTAGTCTGAGAGAGGGTCTGCCCATTGGCCCGACATCACAATCCCCATGA
- the gcdha gene encoding glutaryl-CoA dehydrogenase a has translation MALRSAVSRLLSNSHKCAAVTVFRAQSTAASANKDVEQVKNPAKTAKVPFDWRDALDLEGQLTEEEVMIRDSFRDYCQEKLMPRILMANRHEHFHREIVSEMGELGILGPTIKGFGCAGTSYVAYGLIAREVERVDSGYRSVMSVQSSLVMHPINAYGTEAQKEKYLPRLARGEILGCFGLTEPNHGSDPGSMETKAKYNSSSGTFTISGAKTWITNSPVADIAIVWAKCDNGKVRGFILERGMKGFSTPKIEGKFSLRASATGMILMDDVEVPEENLLPNVSGLAGPFGCLNNARYGIAWGALGAAEFCFHAARQYTLDRLQFGVPLARNQLMQKKMADMLTEITLGLQSCLTLGRLIDQKKAAPEMISMLKRNSCGKALDIARQARDMLGGNGIADEYHIIRHVMNLEAVNTYEGTHDIHALILGRAITGLQSFTVGK, from the exons ATGGCTTTGAGAAGTGCTGTCTCCCGTCTGCTCTCCAACAGCcataaatgtgctgctgttacAGTGTTCAGGGCCCAGAGCACGGCTGCTTCAGCTAACAAAG atGTTGAACAGGTCAAGAATCCAGCGAAGACAG CCAAGGTGCCATTCGACTGGCGGGACGCTCTGGATCTGGAGGGTCagctgacggaggaggaggtcatGATCCGGGACTCCTTCCGCGACTACTGCCAGGAAAAGCTCATGCCCCGCATCCTCATGGCCAACAGACACGAAC ACTTCCACCGTGAGATTGTCTCCGAGATGGGAGAGCTGGGCATCCTAGGCCCCACTATTAAAG GGTTCGGTTGTGCAGGCACTAGTTATGTGGCTTATGGCCTGATTGCCAGGGAGGTTGAGCGAGTGGACAGTGGTTATCGCTCAGTCATGAGTGTACAGTCTTCATTGGTCATGCATCCAATCAACGCTTACGGCACAGAGGCCCAGAAGGAGAAGTACCTGCCCAGGCTGG ctcgTGGGGAGATCCTGGGCTGCTTTGGCTTAACAGAGCCAAACCACGGCAGTGATCCTGGCAGTATGGAAACCAAAGCCAAGTACAACTCATCTAGTGGTACCTTTACCATCAGTGGAGCCAAAACCTG GATCACTAACTCCCCTGTAGCAGACATTGCAATAGTCTGGGCCAAGTGTGACAATGGCAAGGTGCGGGGTTTTATCTTGGAGCGAGGAATGAAGGGTTTTTCTACCCCCAAGATCGAGGGCAAGTTCTCCCTGAGAGCGTCTGCCACTGGAATGATCCTAATGGACGACGTTGAGGTTCCTGAGGAGAACCTTTTGCCAAATGTCTCTGGTTTAGCT GGGCCGTTTGGATGCCTCAACAATGCTCGTTATGGCATCGCTTGGGGAGCTCTGGGAGCGGCTGAATTCTGCTTCCATGCTGCTCGACAGTACACTCTGGACAG GCTCCAGTTTGGGGTGCCACTGGCCAGGAACCAGCTGATGCAGAAGAAGATGGCCGACATGCTGACAGAGATCACCCTGGGACTGCAGTCTTGTCTGACCCTGGGGAGACTTATCGATCAGAAGAA AGCGGCACCCGAGATGATATCCATGTTGAAGAGGAACAGCTGTGGTAAGGCTTTAGATATCGCCAGACAAGCCAGGGACATGCTGGGAGGAAACGGCATTGCAGACGAGTACCACATAATCCGTCACGTCATGAACCTGGAGGCTGTCAACACATATGAAG GAACTCATGATATTCATGCCCTGATCCTGGGTAGAGCAATTACTGGGCTGCAGTCCTTTACTGTTggaaagtaa